A single region of the Juglans regia cultivar Chandler unplaced genomic scaffold, Walnut 2.0 Scaffold_650, whole genome shotgun sequence genome encodes:
- the LOC108997872 gene encoding zinc finger CCCH domain-containing protein ZFN-like, whose product MVGFYSRFCGEEKRTLLSFPLSPKLCFSLSLSLQQAFLLGLLISFGRSVSRHCGKGRARGKVGGGGDWLLWLGEWQFRSRVKECHLCADGAMEFDAGIPMSRAAAAVAGSVTEGASLNEDAMWKMKLISSETMDSGQYPERPGEPDCSYYIRTGLCRFGATCRFNHPPNRKLAIATARMKGEFPERVGQPECQYYLKTGTCKFGATCKFHHPRDKAGVAGRVALNILGYPLRPNETQCAYYLRTGQCKFGSSCKFHHPQPTNMMVSLSGSSVYPTMQSPTTPSQQSYPGGITNWSRASYIPSPRWQGPSSYTPLLLPQGVLSVPGWNAYSGQLGSVSSSETPQQTVGNSQIYGTSRQGESANAGSQGTFSPLHSGSIPVGFYALQRENVFPERPGLPECQFYMKTGDCKFGAVCRFHHPRERQIPAPDCVLSPIGLPLRPGEPLCIFYSRYGICKFGPSCKFDHPMGIFTYNHSASSSADVPVRHLLGSSSSTAALNFSSEGLIEAVSGKPRRLSLSETRQMPSGDDNIDTEK is encoded by the exons ATGGTTGGTTTTTATTCTCGTTTCTGTGGAGAGGAGAAGAGAACGCTCCTCTCTTTCCCCCTCTCTCCAAAActctgtttttctctctctctctctctccaacaaGCTTTCTTGTTGGGCCTCCTGATTAGTTTTGGTCGATCGGTTTCTCGGCACTGCGGGAAGGGGAGAGCTAGAGGGAaagttggtggtggtggtgattggTTGCTTTGGTTGGGGGAATGGCAATTCCGGTCGAGAGTGAAAGAGTGTCATCTCTGTGCTGATGGAGCGATGGAGTTCGACGCCGGAATTCCGATGTCCCGAGCGGCGGCAGCAGTGGCGGGGTCCGTGACCGAAGGAGCCTCGCTGAACGAAG ATGCAAtgtggaaaatgaagttgataTCAAGTGAAACAATGGACTCTGGGCAATATCCTGAGCGTCCTGGAGAGCCAGATTGTTCTTATTACATTAGAACAGGTCTTTGTAGATTTGGGGCGACGTGCAGATTTAATCATCCTCCTAATAGGAAGCTG GCTATTGCAACTGCAAGGATGAAGGGGGAGTTTCCAGAAAGAGTGGGACAACCAGAATGTCAG TACTATCTGAAGACAGGAACTTGCAAGTTTGGAGCAACGTGTAAGTTTCATCATCCTAGAGACAAGGCTGGGGTTGCTGGAAGAGTTGCCTTAAATATTTTAGGCTATCCACTTCGCCCG AATGAGACTCAATGTGCCTACTATTTAAGAACGGGACAATGCAAGTTTGGAAGCTCTTGTAAATTCCACCACCCTCAGCCAACAAATATGATGGTTTCATTGAGTGGCTCTTCTGTGTATCCTACCATGCAGTCTCCAACTACGCCTAGTCAACAGTCATACCCGGGAGGAATTACAAACTGGTCGAGAGCATCTTATATCCCCAGTCCACGCTGGCAAGGTCCTTCGAGTTACACACCTTTGCTTCTACCTCAGGGAGTTTTGTCAGTTCCTGGGTGGAATGCATACAGC GGTCAGCTCGGATCAGTTTCCTCTTCGGAGACCCCGCAGCAAACAGTAGGAAATAGTCAGATCTATGGAACATCAAGACAGGGTGAATCAGCTAATGCAGGATCTCAGGGGACATTTTCTCCACTTCATTCAGGCTCTATCCCTGTGGGGTTCTACGCATTGCAGAGAGAGAATGTATTTCCTGAGAGACCTGGCCTGCCTGAGTGCCAGTTTTACATGAAGACTGGTGATTGTAAGTTTGGTGCAGTTTGTCGGTTCCATCATCCGAGGGAAAGACAAATTCCTGCTCCTGACTGTGTCTTGAGTCCCATAGGCCTTCCCTTACGCCCA GGAGAGCCTCTATGCATCTTCTATTCTCGTTATGGTATCTGCAAATTTGGTCCAAGTTGCAAGTTTGACCACCCAATGGGAATTTTCACATACAATCATTCTGCGTCATCTTCAGCTGATGTCCCTGTCCGGCATTTGCTGGGGTCATCTTCATCGACTGCTGCATTAAATTTTTCATCAGAGGGACTTATTGAAGCAGTCTCTGGAAAGCCCAGGCGCCTTTCATTGTCAGAAACTAGACAGATGCCTTCTGGTGATGATAATATTGACACAGAAAAATGA